One Ricinus communis isolate WT05 ecotype wild-type chromosome 7, ASM1957865v1, whole genome shotgun sequence genomic region harbors:
- the LOC8263450 gene encoding acetolactate synthase small subunit 1, chloroplastic isoform X2, protein MAAATVSSHFTPRKCFTVRFSNRSCSCSAPSLPFLHPPTLRTNAVVKLSASKDNANAVTHSVPHSKVQTHTISVFVGDESGIINRIAGVFARRGFNIESLAVCLNEDKALFTIVVRGTDNVLRQVVEQLNKLVSVIKVEDISREPQVERELMLIKLNADPMTRHEIMWLVDIFRAKVVDISEHTLTIEVTGDPGKMAAVLRNLSKFRIKELSRTGKIALRRERMGETAPFWRFSAASYPDLERMQPGNALFSNPVKENSSGSLNGSTVSSSKGDVYPVEDDFSVNQVLDAHWGVLYDEDSTGFWSHTLSMLVNDSPGVLNMITGVISRRGYNIQSLAVGSAEREGLSRITTVIPGTNESIGKLVLQLHKLIDMHEVRDITHVPFAERELMLIKIAVNTAARRDVLDIASIFRAKAVDVSDHTITLELTGDLNKMAALQTVLEPYGICEVARTGRVALVRESGVDSTYLRGYPLPL, encoded by the exons ATGGCTGCAGCCACCGTCTCATCTCACTTCACTCCCCGTAAATGTTTCACTGTTCGTTTCAGTAATAGGAGCTGCAGCTGCTCCGCTCCTTCTTTACCTTTTCTACATCCCCCCACTTTGAGGACTAATGCGGTGGTTAAGCTTTCTGCTTCCAAAGACAATGCTAATGCTGTTACCCACTCTGTGCCTCACTCTAA GGTGCAAACGCACACCATTTCGGTTTTTGTTGGCGATGAAAGTGGAATAATAAACCGGATTGCCGGCGTTTTTGCTAGAAGAGGATTTAACATTGAGTCCCTTGCCGTTTGTCTGAACGAAGACAAGGCTCTCTTTACTATAGTTGTCCGTGGAACTGACAATGTCTTGAGACAAGTAGTAGAGCAGCTTAACAAGCTTGTCAGTGTCATAAAG GTGGAAGATATCTCAAGAGAACCACAAGTAGAACGTGAACTTATGCTCATCAAACTTAATGCAGATCCAATGACCCGCCATGAG ATCATGTGGCTAGTGGACATCTTCAGAGCAAAAGTTGTGGATATCTCAGAGCATACATTAACTATTGAG GTCACTGGAGACCCTGGCAAGATGGCTGCTGTCCTGAGGAACTTGAGCAAGTTCAGAATCAAAGAACTTAGTAGAACTGGAAAG ATTGCTCTGAGACGGGAAAGGATGGGTGAGACGGCTCCATTTTGGAGATTTTCTGCAGCTTCCTATCCTGACCTTGAAAGAATGCAGCCTGGTAATGCTCTTTTCAGTAATCCTGTGAAAGAGAATTCAAGTGGATCACTTAATGGCAGCACCGTTTCTTCCTCAAAG GGTGATGTATATCCCGTGGAAGATGACTTCTCAGTGAATCAAGTCCTTGATGCTCATTGGGGTGTTCTTTATGATGAAGAT TCAACTGGATTTTGGTCACATACATTATCGATGCTTGTGAACGATTCTCCTGGTGTTCTCAACATGATCACTGGGGTTATATCTCGGAGGGGTTATAACATTCAG AGTCTTGCTGTGGGCTCTGCTGAAAGAGAGGGACTTTCTCGTATTACAACTGTGATTCCTGGAACCAATGAGTCAATTGGCAAGTTGGTTCTGCAGCTGCACAAGTTGATAGATATGCACGAG GTACGCGATATTACACACGTGCCATTTGCAGAACGAGAACTGATGCTGATTAAAATAGCTGTTAACACTGCTGCTAGGAGAGATGTCCTGGATATTGCTAGCATATTTCGAGCCAAAGCTGTTGATGTGTCTGATCACACAATTACCCTTGAG CTTACAGGTGATCTAAACAAAATGGCTGCCCTGCAGACAGTATTAGAGCCATATGGGATTTGTGAG GTGGCACGGACTGGAAGGGTGGCATTGGTACGAGAATCGGGTGTGGATTCCACATACCTCCGCGGATATCCACTTCCGCTGTAA
- the LOC8263450 gene encoding acetolactate synthase small subunit 1, chloroplastic isoform X1 yields the protein MAAATVSSHFTPRKCFTVRFSNRSCSCSAPSLPFLHPPTLRTNAVVKLSASKDNANAVTHSVPHSKVQTHTISVFVGDESGIINRIAGVFARRGFNIESLAVCLNEDKALFTIVVRGTDNVLRQVVEQLNKLVSVIKVEDISREPQVERELMLIKLNADPMTRHEIMWLVDIFRAKVVDISEHTLTIEVTGDPGKMAAVLRNLSKFRIKELSRTGKIALRRERMGETAPFWRFSAASYPDLERMQPGNALFSNPVKENSSGSLNGSTVSSSKGDVYPVEDDFSVNQVLDAHWGVLYDEDSTGFWSHTLSMLVNDSPGVLNMITGVISRRGYNIQSLAVGSAEREGLSRITTVIPGTNESIGKLVLQLHKLIDMHEQMDDKKRLVVHQVRDITHVPFAERELMLIKIAVNTAARRDVLDIASIFRAKAVDVSDHTITLELTGDLNKMAALQTVLEPYGICEVARTGRVALVRESGVDSTYLRGYPLPL from the exons ATGGCTGCAGCCACCGTCTCATCTCACTTCACTCCCCGTAAATGTTTCACTGTTCGTTTCAGTAATAGGAGCTGCAGCTGCTCCGCTCCTTCTTTACCTTTTCTACATCCCCCCACTTTGAGGACTAATGCGGTGGTTAAGCTTTCTGCTTCCAAAGACAATGCTAATGCTGTTACCCACTCTGTGCCTCACTCTAA GGTGCAAACGCACACCATTTCGGTTTTTGTTGGCGATGAAAGTGGAATAATAAACCGGATTGCCGGCGTTTTTGCTAGAAGAGGATTTAACATTGAGTCCCTTGCCGTTTGTCTGAACGAAGACAAGGCTCTCTTTACTATAGTTGTCCGTGGAACTGACAATGTCTTGAGACAAGTAGTAGAGCAGCTTAACAAGCTTGTCAGTGTCATAAAG GTGGAAGATATCTCAAGAGAACCACAAGTAGAACGTGAACTTATGCTCATCAAACTTAATGCAGATCCAATGACCCGCCATGAG ATCATGTGGCTAGTGGACATCTTCAGAGCAAAAGTTGTGGATATCTCAGAGCATACATTAACTATTGAG GTCACTGGAGACCCTGGCAAGATGGCTGCTGTCCTGAGGAACTTGAGCAAGTTCAGAATCAAAGAACTTAGTAGAACTGGAAAG ATTGCTCTGAGACGGGAAAGGATGGGTGAGACGGCTCCATTTTGGAGATTTTCTGCAGCTTCCTATCCTGACCTTGAAAGAATGCAGCCTGGTAATGCTCTTTTCAGTAATCCTGTGAAAGAGAATTCAAGTGGATCACTTAATGGCAGCACCGTTTCTTCCTCAAAG GGTGATGTATATCCCGTGGAAGATGACTTCTCAGTGAATCAAGTCCTTGATGCTCATTGGGGTGTTCTTTATGATGAAGAT TCAACTGGATTTTGGTCACATACATTATCGATGCTTGTGAACGATTCTCCTGGTGTTCTCAACATGATCACTGGGGTTATATCTCGGAGGGGTTATAACATTCAG AGTCTTGCTGTGGGCTCTGCTGAAAGAGAGGGACTTTCTCGTATTACAACTGTGATTCCTGGAACCAATGAGTCAATTGGCAAGTTGGTTCTGCAGCTGCACAAGTTGATAGATATGCACGAG CAAATGGATGACAAGAAAAGGCTGGTGGTTCATCAGGTACGCGATATTACACACGTGCCATTTGCAGAACGAGAACTGATGCTGATTAAAATAGCTGTTAACACTGCTGCTAGGAGAGATGTCCTGGATATTGCTAGCATATTTCGAGCCAAAGCTGTTGATGTGTCTGATCACACAATTACCCTTGAG CTTACAGGTGATCTAAACAAAATGGCTGCCCTGCAGACAGTATTAGAGCCATATGGGATTTGTGAG GTGGCACGGACTGGAAGGGTGGCATTGGTACGAGAATCGGGTGTGGATTCCACATACCTCCGCGGATATCCACTTCCGCTGTAA
- the LOC8263450 gene encoding acetolactate synthase small subunit 1, chloroplastic isoform X3, translated as MAAATVSSHFTPRKCFTVRFSNRSCSCSAPSLPFLHPPTLRTNAVVKLSASKDNANAVTHSVPHSKVQTHTISVFVGDESGIINRIAGVFARRGFNIESLAVCLNEDKALFTIVVRGTDNVLRQVVEQLNKLVSVIKVEDISREPQVERELMLIKLNADPMTRHEIMWLVDIFRAKVVDISEHTLTIEVTGDPGKMAAVLRNLSKFRIKELSRTGKIALRRERMGETAPFWRFSAASYPDLERMQPGNALFSNPVKENSSGSLNGSTVSSSKGDVYPVEDDFSVNQVLDAHWGVLYDEDSTGFWSHTLSMLVNDSPGVLNMITGVISRRGYNIQSLAVGSAEREGLSRITTVIPGTNESIGKLVLQLHKLIDMHELTGDLNKMAALQTVLEPYGICEVARTGRVALVRESGVDSTYLRGYPLPL; from the exons ATGGCTGCAGCCACCGTCTCATCTCACTTCACTCCCCGTAAATGTTTCACTGTTCGTTTCAGTAATAGGAGCTGCAGCTGCTCCGCTCCTTCTTTACCTTTTCTACATCCCCCCACTTTGAGGACTAATGCGGTGGTTAAGCTTTCTGCTTCCAAAGACAATGCTAATGCTGTTACCCACTCTGTGCCTCACTCTAA GGTGCAAACGCACACCATTTCGGTTTTTGTTGGCGATGAAAGTGGAATAATAAACCGGATTGCCGGCGTTTTTGCTAGAAGAGGATTTAACATTGAGTCCCTTGCCGTTTGTCTGAACGAAGACAAGGCTCTCTTTACTATAGTTGTCCGTGGAACTGACAATGTCTTGAGACAAGTAGTAGAGCAGCTTAACAAGCTTGTCAGTGTCATAAAG GTGGAAGATATCTCAAGAGAACCACAAGTAGAACGTGAACTTATGCTCATCAAACTTAATGCAGATCCAATGACCCGCCATGAG ATCATGTGGCTAGTGGACATCTTCAGAGCAAAAGTTGTGGATATCTCAGAGCATACATTAACTATTGAG GTCACTGGAGACCCTGGCAAGATGGCTGCTGTCCTGAGGAACTTGAGCAAGTTCAGAATCAAAGAACTTAGTAGAACTGGAAAG ATTGCTCTGAGACGGGAAAGGATGGGTGAGACGGCTCCATTTTGGAGATTTTCTGCAGCTTCCTATCCTGACCTTGAAAGAATGCAGCCTGGTAATGCTCTTTTCAGTAATCCTGTGAAAGAGAATTCAAGTGGATCACTTAATGGCAGCACCGTTTCTTCCTCAAAG GGTGATGTATATCCCGTGGAAGATGACTTCTCAGTGAATCAAGTCCTTGATGCTCATTGGGGTGTTCTTTATGATGAAGAT TCAACTGGATTTTGGTCACATACATTATCGATGCTTGTGAACGATTCTCCTGGTGTTCTCAACATGATCACTGGGGTTATATCTCGGAGGGGTTATAACATTCAG AGTCTTGCTGTGGGCTCTGCTGAAAGAGAGGGACTTTCTCGTATTACAACTGTGATTCCTGGAACCAATGAGTCAATTGGCAAGTTGGTTCTGCAGCTGCACAAGTTGATAGATATGCACGAG CTTACAGGTGATCTAAACAAAATGGCTGCCCTGCAGACAGTATTAGAGCCATATGGGATTTGTGAG GTGGCACGGACTGGAAGGGTGGCATTGGTACGAGAATCGGGTGTGGATTCCACATACCTCCGCGGATATCCACTTCCGCTGTAA